The proteins below come from a single Candidatus Delongbacteria bacterium genomic window:
- a CDS encoding deoxynucleoside kinase: MQQFIGIAGNIGAGKTTLTGLLAERFDWDAHYESVVDNPYLEDFYADKDRWGFHLQVYFLQHRFRSLQKLQSGSRSAIQDRTIWEDANIFARNLHELGHINERDWATYQSLFAGMEHSLPRPTLLIYLQASLDTLLTRIRRRARHFEERIDPQYLLRLNLAYEHWVTHWTLCPVLVINADRNDLVSDPDCFESVVIQVDEILSQRQLGLGLGGIPHP, encoded by the coding sequence ATGCAGCAGTTCATCGGCATCGCGGGCAACATCGGCGCAGGCAAGACCACGCTGACGGGCCTGCTGGCCGAGCGCTTCGACTGGGACGCCCACTACGAAAGCGTGGTGGACAACCCCTACCTGGAAGACTTTTACGCCGACAAGGACCGCTGGGGCTTTCACCTGCAGGTCTACTTCCTCCAGCATCGCTTCCGCAGCCTGCAGAAACTGCAGTCCGGGTCACGCAGTGCGATCCAGGACCGCACCATCTGGGAAGACGCGAACATCTTCGCGCGCAACCTGCACGAGCTGGGTCACATCAATGAACGGGACTGGGCAACCTACCAGAGCCTGTTCGCGGGCATGGAACACAGCTTGCCGCGGCCGACCCTGCTGATTTACCTGCAGGCTTCGCTGGACACACTGCTCACCCGCATCCGCCGCCGAGCGCGCCACTTCGAGGAGCGCATCGACCCCCAGTACCTGCTGCGCCTGAACCTGGCCTACGAGCACTGGGTGACACACTGGACTCTCTGTCCCGTGCTGGTGATCAATGCCGATCGCAACGACCTGGTGAGCGACCCGGACTGTTTCGAGAGCGTGGTGATCCAGGTGGACGAGATTCTCAGCCAGCGCCAGTTGGGCCTTGGGCTGGGCGGCATTCCCCACCCCTGA